A part of Salvelinus alpinus chromosome 5, SLU_Salpinus.1, whole genome shotgun sequence genomic DNA contains:
- the LOC139575880 gene encoding transmembrane protein 9B-like has protein sequence MSYRCQLTSRRKCLMLAEELLSVKKNVYLISVYRFSSFLVACILVLQHRKMMSSVAFKLLSLVGLLLMSTQTTDAKNSEDIRCKCTCPPYRDIDGQIYKQNVSLKDCNCLHVVEPMPVDGKDVEAYCLRCECKYEERSSGTIKVTIIIYLSILGLLFLYMVYLTLLEPMLKRRLFGHSQLQNDDDVGDQQPFANAHNVLSRSASRPNMLNKVEHAQQRWRRQVQEQRKSVFDRHVVLS, from the exons ATGTCATACCGTTGTCAGCTGACCAGTCGAAGGAAATGTTTGATGCTAGCAGAAGAATTGTTGTCAGTTAAAAAAAACGTGTATCTGATTTCAGTATATCGTTTCTCCAGTTTCTTAGTAGCTTGTATTCTGGTACTTCAACATAGAAAAATGATGTCGAGCGTTGCCTTCAAGCTGCTCTCTCTTGTTGGTTTGTTATTGATGTCAACACAGACGACGGATGCGAAG AATTCAGAGGATATCCGGTGTAAATGTACCTGCCCACCGTACAGAGACATCGATGGACAGATCTACAAACAAAATGTATCTCTAAAGGATTg TAACTGCCTTCATGTTGTGGAGCCAATGCCAGTTGATGGAAAGGATGTGGAGGCGTACTGTCTGCGTTGTGAATGCAAATATGAGGAGAGGAGTTCTGGAACTATCAAG GTGACTATCATAATCTACCTTTCCATCCTGGGCCTGCTGTTCCTCTATATGGTGTACCTGACCCTGCTGGAGCCCATGCTGAAGAGGAGGCTCTTTGGACACTCACAGCTTCAGAATGATGATGATGTCGGG GACCAGCAGCCTTTTGCCAACGCCCACAACGTATTGTCTCGTTCGGCCTCTCGCCCCAACATGCTGAACAAAGTGGAGCACGCTCAGCAGCGCTGGCGGAGGCAGGTCCAGGAACAGAGGAAGTCTGTGTTTGACCGCCACGTGGTGCTCAGCTAA